From Brachyhypopomus gauderio isolate BG-103 unplaced genomic scaffold, BGAUD_0.2 sc40, whole genome shotgun sequence, one genomic window encodes:
- the qsox1 gene encoding sulfhydryl oxidase 1 codes for MAHSCRATSPCARLKHLRNLLFSFLCSCVCRFPVPSEAVLYTGSDQISIITPHNVDWVVFNSTSAVVMEFYATWCGHCVAFSPAWKELARDVREWKPAVELAAIDCSEVENTGVCRRFGITGYPSLKFFHAYSDSQSNGKDLRGFPRDVPSLRHLIIDQLEQHREHWPPHSPPLEPASVAEVDAHSKNSNVHHLALVFETDSSYVGREVTLDLLQYENIAVRRVLHSERELVTRLNVTQYPSCYLYNSPTNYTRLTVLSEARYFYSHALQRLPGVVRAGKPHLATTELVQNGTELWRPFDRTRVYMSDLESVLQYSLRVELAAHNTISGDALTALRQYVSILAKYFPGRPVVQRSLQSVDTWLQGQKEATVTYREFRAALDGTVLKNDSVLPEAVRWVGCQGSMTWFRGYPCAMWTLFHVLTVQAKDTGSTDPQEVLQAMRRYIGSFFGCRDCATHFERMAEESLKYVNTPSTAVLWLWSHHNRVNNRLAGAQSEDPHFPKIQWPSPELCHSCHGLTLGGEHAWRKEEVLLYLQDYYSAQRILPDYLQEESEVVAQQRATLTADLQLTQRRKARDAPEATPNPASLEDKDDEEEEEETETEGVGQAGQDEEPHPAGQQEPSEQAAWRRDWPPHKPIIMGLKLRQAQEDIVDLDSFVSQHFRAKTVQAGHTQPPDLRRQESAGRLQGRVKRELIGLGEADGGGLVLEPFPRAQGPRWMSVFSTGFSRLDMSLCVLLYLLSCLCLLTMWLYVRARRCMPRAKVSLP; via the exons ATGGCGCACAGCTGTCGTGCCACGTCTCCGTGTGCGAGACTCAAACATCTTAGAAACCTGCTGTTTTCTTttctgtgttcgtgtgtgtgccgTTTTCCGGTACCGAGCGAGGCTGTTCTCTACACGGGCTCCGACCAGATCTCCATCATAACCCCACACAACGTTGACTGGGTGGTGTTTAACTCCACCAGCGCCGTGGTGATGGAGTTTTACGCGACGTGGTGCGGTCACTGTGTGGCCTTTTCCCCCGCGTGGAAGGAACTGGCCCGGGACGTGAGAG AATGGAAGCCTGCAGTTGAGCTCGCAGCCATTGACTGTTCTGAGGTGGAAAACACCGGAGTCTGCCGCCGCTTCGGTATCACCGGATATCCATCGCTTAAG ttcTTCCATGCATACTCTGACAGTCAAAGCAACGGAAAGGATCTCAGAG GATTTCCTCGTGACGTTCCCAGCCTTCGCCACCTCATCATTGATCAGCTGGAGCAGCACAGAGAGCATTggcccccccactccccccctctGGAGCCAGCCAG tgtgGCAGAAGTTGATGCTCACTCTAAGAACAGTAACGTGCATCATCTGGCGCTGGTGTTCGAGACAGACAGCTCGTATGTGGGGAGAGAG gtgACTCTGGATTTACTGCAGTATGAGAACATTGCTGTACGTCGTGTGTTACATTCAGAGAGGGAGCTGGTGACTCGCCTCAACGTGACACAGTACCCATCCTGTTACCTGTACAACTCTCCCACCAACTACAccagactcactgt ATTGAGTGAGGCCCGTTATTTCTACTCTCATGCCCTCCAGAGGTTGCCTGGGGTAGTGCGAGCAGGCAAACCCCACCTAGCCACCACAGAACTTGTACAAAATGGCACAgaactgtggaggccatttgacag GACACGTGTGTATAtgtctgatctggagtcagttCTGCAGTACTCTCTGCGGGTGGAGCTGGCAGCTCACAACACCATCAGTGGAGATGCACTTACAGCACTCCGACAGTACGTGTCCATCCTCGCCAAG tatttTCCAGGCAGGCCTGTAGTCCAAAGGTCACTGCAGTCTGTAGATACCTGGCTGCAGGGACAGAAAGAAGCAACAGTCACATACAGAGAGTTCAGAGCAGCGCTGGATGGGACAGTGCTG aagaatGACTCGGTCCTACCTGAAGCTGTAAGGTGGGTGGGATGTCAGGGCTCCATGACGTGGTTCCGTGGTTACCCCTGCGCCATGTGGACTCTCTTCCACGTTCTGACTGTACAGGCCAAAGACACAGGAAGCACAG ATCCCCAGGAAGTCTTGCAGGCGATGAGAAGATATATCGGCAGTTTCTTTGGTTGTCGTGACTGTGCCACTCATTTTGAGCGCATGGCTGAGGAGAGTTTAAAGTACGTCAACACCCCGTCCACAGCGGTTCTGTGGCTCTGGTCCCACCACAACCGTGTCAACAACCGACTGGCAG gagcCCAGAGTGAGGACCCACACTTCCCCAAGATACAGTGGCCATCCCCAGAGCTGTGTCACAGCTGCCATGGGCTGACGCTGGGTGGAGAACATGcgtggaggaaggaggaggtgCTGCTCTACCTCCAGGACTATTACTCCGCTCAGCGCATCCTGCCAGACTACCTGCAGGAGGAAAGTGAAGTTGTGGCCCAGCAGAGAGCCACGCTCACCGCCGACCTACAGCTCACACAACGGAGGAAAGCCAGGGACGCCCCAGAGGCCACGCCCAACCCCGCCTCTCTGGAGGACAAGGAcgacgaggaggaagaggaggagacagagacagagggtgTGGGTCAAGCCGGACAGGATGAAGAACCTCACCCTGCCGGCCAGCAGGAGCCCTCGGAGCAGGCCGCGTGGCGGAGAGACTGGCCACCACACAAGCCCATCATCATGGGGCTGAAACTACGGCAAGCTCAGGAGGACATAGTGGACCTGGACTCGTTCGTCAGCCAACACTTTAGAGCCAAGACGGTGcaggcaggacacacacagcctcctgaCCTGCGACGGCAGGAATCAGCCGGCAGGCTCCAGGGAAGGGTGAAGCGGGAGCTGATCGGTCTGGGGGAGGCAGACGGAGGCGGGCTGGTGCTGGAGCCGTTCCCCCGGGCCCAGGGCCCGCGCTGGATGTCTGTGTTCAGTACGGGCTTCTCCAGGCTGgacatgagtctgtgtgtgctgctctacctgctgtcctgtctctgtctcctcacCATGTGGCTATACGTCCGAGCACGGCGATGCATGCCGAGGGCCAAAGTGTCTCTGCCCTGA